One genomic region from Osmerus eperlanus chromosome 6, fOsmEpe2.1, whole genome shotgun sequence encodes:
- the si:ch211-223a10.1 gene encoding uncharacterized protein si:ch211-223a10.1 isoform X1 produces MLPLPAGCSGDEGDIFDSIQRGNIEQCAHFIQLDRSVLKHKGWGGFTPLHVAALHGNRAMVDLVLSNGADPNLTCDAGQTAFHFACRQGNVYVMHQMMQHGADLRIVDLQGKTALHHAVSGGSIVAVHYLWETGMFRFSDGDMYQVTPLHLAASTGNTEVVRYLLREQGSSYLLFQRCSVDAVDQQGATALHVAAERGAVEVCWTLLQRAGYRLLHIKNYNGLTPLDLSRQGKTFRHQQLTKLLSQYIREPMHLKPQESHLLYYWTVLFPSLSGAAILLVASMLGGYGGLVCSLLFPWLARSIFTQFHRMTTYQRLPNPVYLGTLIAGLFHSLLCFYGKIIPSVWPASGLMHVSVVHFSLVLVLFWKVLIQDPGTLGPADADPRFSSIADLVENNENPQRFCIYCELFQPDHTKHCKLCDVCVRDYDHHCLFLNCCVGQGNHRLFLLFILSMVTAHLFFVAVATRYLYVAFVVGGWSLSSGLSVLGTEFWVVVMATLNAFTLLWEAWLLTEQFDAIAMGTTTYFRQCETSMRQRSLGQRFMAVLIFLLEGRQRVGRGLTEQDSPSIDI; encoded by the exons ATGCTTCCGCTGCCCGCCGGTTGCTCGGGCGACGAAGGAGACATATTTGACAGCATTCAGAGAGGAAATATTGAACAATGTGCACATTTCATTCAACTTGATCGATCTGTCCTCAAACATAAAG gctGGGGTGGGTTCACCCCTCTCCATGTTGCTGCTCTCCATGGTAACCGTGCCATGGTGGACCTGGTGCTTAGCAACGGCGCTGACCCCAACTTGACATGCGATGCTGGCCAGACAGCCTTCCATTTCGCCTGCAG ACAGGGCAATGTGTATGTGATGCACCAGATGATGCAGCATGGAGCTGACCTTCGCATTGTCGACCTGCAAGGCAAGACAGCACTGCACCATGCAGTCAGTGGGGGTAGCAT tgtggccGTGCACTACCTATGGGAGACAGGCATGTTCAGGTTCTCAGATGGGGATATGTACCAGGTCACACCTCTACATCTGGCTGCTTCCACAGGCAACACTGAAGTGGTCCGCTACCTGCTCCGAGAGCAG GGCTCTTCCTATCTGCTGTTCCAGAGGTGTTCCGTGGATGCAGTGGACCAGCAGGGGGCGACAGCACTGCACGTGGCAGCAGAGCGGGGGGCGGTGGAGGTGTGCTGGACCTTGCTGCAGAGGGCCGGATACAGGCTGTTACACATCAAGAACTACAACGGCCTCACTCCCCTTGACCTTAGCAGGCAGGGGAAGACCTTCAG ACATCAGCAGCTCACCAAACTGCTGAGTCAGTACATCCGTGAGCCCATGCACCTGAAACCTCAAGAGTCTCATC TACTGTACTACTGGACTGTGCTATTCCCGTCGCTGAGCGGAGCCGCCATCCTACTGGTggcctccatgctggggggcTACGGGGGCCTggtctgcagcctgctcttccCCTGGCTGGCCCGCAGCATCTTCACACAGTTCCACCGCATGACCACCTACCAGAG GCTGCCCAACCCTGTGTATCTGGGGACCCTGATAGCCGGTCTGTTCCACTCACTGCTCTGCTTCTATGGCAAGATCATTCCCA GTGTCTGGCCAGCCAGCGGTCTGATGCATGTGTCCGTTGTCCACTTCtccctggttctggttctgttctggaaggttctgaTCCAGGACCCGGGAACGCTCGGCCCGGCGGACGCAGACCCTCGATTCTCCAGCATCGCAGACCTGGTGGAGAACAACGAGAACCCTCAGAGATTCTGTATCTACTGTGAG TTGTTCCAGCCAGACCACACCAAACACTGCAagctgtgtgacgtgtgtgtgagagactacgACCATCACTGCCTCTTCCTCAACTGCTGCGTCGGCCAAGGCAACCACcgcctcttccttctctttatCCTCTCCATGGTGACCGCACACCTCTTCTTTGTTGCCGTGGCTACACGTTACCTGTATGTGGCTTTCGTGGTCGGTGGGTGGAGCCTGTCATCAGGGCTTTCTGTGCTGGGGACAGAATTCTGGGTGGTGGTTATGGCAACCTTGAATGCTTTCACGCTACTCTGGGAGGCGTGGCTGCTGACAGAACAGTTTGACGCCATTGCCATGGGAACCACCACCTATTTCAGACAGTGCGAGACCTCTATGCGACAACGGTCACTAGGACAGCGTTTTATGGCTGTGCTGATATTCCTATTGGAGGGAAGGCAGCGTGTAGGGCGGGGCCTTACAGAGCAGGACAGTCCCTCTATAGACATCTAG
- the si:ch211-223a10.1 gene encoding putative ZDHHC-type palmitoyltransferase 6 isoform X2 yields the protein MLPLPAGCSGDEGDIFDSIQRGNIEQCAHFIQLDRSVLKHKGWGGFTPLHVAALHGNRAMVDLVLSNGADPNLTCDAGQTAFHFACRQGNVYVMHQMMQHGADLRIVDLQGKTALHHAVSGGSIVAVHYLWETGMFRFSDGDMYQVTPLHLAASTGNTEVVRYLLREQRCSVDAVDQQGATALHVAAERGAVEVCWTLLQRAGYRLLHIKNYNGLTPLDLSRQGKTFRHQQLTKLLSQYIREPMHLKPQESHLLYYWTVLFPSLSGAAILLVASMLGGYGGLVCSLLFPWLARSIFTQFHRMTTYQRLPNPVYLGTLIAGLFHSLLCFYGKIIPSVWPASGLMHVSVVHFSLVLVLFWKVLIQDPGTLGPADADPRFSSIADLVENNENPQRFCIYCELFQPDHTKHCKLCDVCVRDYDHHCLFLNCCVGQGNHRLFLLFILSMVTAHLFFVAVATRYLYVAFVVGGWSLSSGLSVLGTEFWVVVMATLNAFTLLWEAWLLTEQFDAIAMGTTTYFRQCETSMRQRSLGQRFMAVLIFLLEGRQRVGRGLTEQDSPSIDI from the exons ATGCTTCCGCTGCCCGCCGGTTGCTCGGGCGACGAAGGAGACATATTTGACAGCATTCAGAGAGGAAATATTGAACAATGTGCACATTTCATTCAACTTGATCGATCTGTCCTCAAACATAAAG gctGGGGTGGGTTCACCCCTCTCCATGTTGCTGCTCTCCATGGTAACCGTGCCATGGTGGACCTGGTGCTTAGCAACGGCGCTGACCCCAACTTGACATGCGATGCTGGCCAGACAGCCTTCCATTTCGCCTGCAG ACAGGGCAATGTGTATGTGATGCACCAGATGATGCAGCATGGAGCTGACCTTCGCATTGTCGACCTGCAAGGCAAGACAGCACTGCACCATGCAGTCAGTGGGGGTAGCAT tgtggccGTGCACTACCTATGGGAGACAGGCATGTTCAGGTTCTCAGATGGGGATATGTACCAGGTCACACCTCTACATCTGGCTGCTTCCACAGGCAACACTGAAGTGGTCCGCTACCTGCTCCGAGAGCAG AGGTGTTCCGTGGATGCAGTGGACCAGCAGGGGGCGACAGCACTGCACGTGGCAGCAGAGCGGGGGGCGGTGGAGGTGTGCTGGACCTTGCTGCAGAGGGCCGGATACAGGCTGTTACACATCAAGAACTACAACGGCCTCACTCCCCTTGACCTTAGCAGGCAGGGGAAGACCTTCAG ACATCAGCAGCTCACCAAACTGCTGAGTCAGTACATCCGTGAGCCCATGCACCTGAAACCTCAAGAGTCTCATC TACTGTACTACTGGACTGTGCTATTCCCGTCGCTGAGCGGAGCCGCCATCCTACTGGTggcctccatgctggggggcTACGGGGGCCTggtctgcagcctgctcttccCCTGGCTGGCCCGCAGCATCTTCACACAGTTCCACCGCATGACCACCTACCAGAG GCTGCCCAACCCTGTGTATCTGGGGACCCTGATAGCCGGTCTGTTCCACTCACTGCTCTGCTTCTATGGCAAGATCATTCCCA GTGTCTGGCCAGCCAGCGGTCTGATGCATGTGTCCGTTGTCCACTTCtccctggttctggttctgttctggaaggttctgaTCCAGGACCCGGGAACGCTCGGCCCGGCGGACGCAGACCCTCGATTCTCCAGCATCGCAGACCTGGTGGAGAACAACGAGAACCCTCAGAGATTCTGTATCTACTGTGAG TTGTTCCAGCCAGACCACACCAAACACTGCAagctgtgtgacgtgtgtgtgagagactacgACCATCACTGCCTCTTCCTCAACTGCTGCGTCGGCCAAGGCAACCACcgcctcttccttctctttatCCTCTCCATGGTGACCGCACACCTCTTCTTTGTTGCCGTGGCTACACGTTACCTGTATGTGGCTTTCGTGGTCGGTGGGTGGAGCCTGTCATCAGGGCTTTCTGTGCTGGGGACAGAATTCTGGGTGGTGGTTATGGCAACCTTGAATGCTTTCACGCTACTCTGGGAGGCGTGGCTGCTGACAGAACAGTTTGACGCCATTGCCATGGGAACCACCACCTATTTCAGACAGTGCGAGACCTCTATGCGACAACGGTCACTAGGACAGCGTTTTATGGCTGTGCTGATATTCCTATTGGAGGGAAGGCAGCGTGTAGGGCGGGGCCTTACAGAGCAGGACAGTCCCTCTATAGACATCTAG